The Tautonia marina DNA window AGGACAACAGTCCCGGCGTATCATTGAGGGGAGCAACGCCCCGATGACGAAAAAACCCACCTTGCTGGGAAAACCGTATGCTACAAAATTCACATATATCGACATCAACTCAATCGATTTCGCCTGCGAAATCGCCATGCCGATGAAGAATGGAAGCATAACGAATACACCGAGGATACCGGCGGCATTCGCGACAAAGCCGGGCCATCTCGCCAGTCGCTTCAGAGGGGGGCGGGGCCATCGCAAGCTCAATCCCAGCGTGGTCAGTGAGCAAAGCAATATTACAGGGGTGGCGTGGAGTCGGGCGTGGAAGAGAACGGACCACTTGCCAGATTGGTCGTCGAGGTGCCTTGAGGCGGGCATAGCGAGGGCGAGACCGAGCGCGATCGCCGCGATCAGCAAGGCGATGGTTGAGAGAGTCAATCGCTGATGAACGGCTCTTTGCCTCATGAAAGACGATGCCTCACCTAGACGCACGACATGCCGGTCCGGCCCAGCGCCTGATTGCTGCAACCCCCGGAATCCCCTAGCAACCCAGCCGACGTGACTCAACGCAACGATTGAAGGCCCGCTGACGTTCCTGACGTGATGCTTAAACCCACAAGCAGTCCGGCACCAGAGAACGCCTATCATCTTATCGGTGATCGGGGAGCCCAGGAAGGAGAATCGTCTCTCATTCACTGATCGATCGGGAACAACGGCCTTCGAATGTTCCGATACGCAAATCTCCCCGGGTCGATGGCGGTGAGGCCGGGGGTGTCGACTTCGAGGATGCGGCCGGCGATGGGGGCGTAGGCGGCCTTGTAGGCGACGGCGGCCTTGGCGACGAGGATGGAGGAGGAGGAGGGGTCGAGGCCGAGGCTGGTGAGCTGGCCGAGGCTGAAGGGGGGGGTGCGGAGGGTGTTGAGGACGAGGGTGATGGGGCCGGGGAGGTCGATGACGGCGGTGGGCCCCTGGTCGTTGTGGCGACGGCCGCCGTGGCGGGGGGCGTCCTCGATCCAGGTGCCGTCGTGGAGCGATCGGACGACGCCACGGACGGGGACCGGGCCGCCGTAGTCGGGGTGGCTCCGGCCGCCGACGGGGCGCTCGAAGGGCGCGCCGGGGCCGAGGCGAGCGGCCTCGGAGACGGCGTCGGGGTCGTGGATGACGACGACGGCGCCGCGGGCCTGCTGGCGGATGAGTTCGGAGAGGATCACGGTGCCGTCGCCGGGGGTGCCGCCGCCGATGTTGTCGCCGAGGTCGACAAGGACGACGGGCGTGCGGTCGGAGGCGATCGCCAGGCGGACGGCCTCGGCGGCGTCGGGGCGGCGGGCGTCGAGGTCGTGGCGGATCGACCAGAGGCGAGCGGCGAGTTCATCGGCGGCGGCTTGCGCGAGGGAGCGGTCGCCATCGGCCACGGCGATGACGGACGAGCCCATCTCGGGCACGTCGGCATAGGGGAAGCCGCCCATCAGGCTGACCGAGAGGAGGCCGGGGTGGCGTTCGAGGGATCGGGCCTCGTTCATGAGCAAGCGCATCGGCTCGGCGCTTGTGTCCTGGCCGAGCAGGTTGACGATCATCGGCGGCTGGGCGATCGCGGTGACGGGCCGGATTTCGCCGCGGACGGTGCGGGCGATCAACTCGGCGGCGAGGAGCCCGCGCTCGCGCTGATCGACGTGGGGATAGGTCTGATAACCGACCAGAGCATCGGCGTGTTCCGCCATGAGCGGGGAGACGTTGGCGTGGAAGTCGAGCGAGCAGACGAGGGGGCGGTCGGGGCCGAGGGCGGCGCGGAGGCGGCGGAGGACCTCGCCGTCGGCGTCGAGGTGGCGGGGCGTGACCATCGCGCCGTGGAGCGCCACCAGGAGGCCATCGACGGGGAGGCGGGCGAGGGCGTCGGCGATCCGGGCGGTCACTTCGTTGAGCACGGCGTCATCGACCGGCCCGCCGGGGGTGGCCCAGGCCATCGTCGTCGGCACGGCCTCGAAGCCGAAGCGCTCGGCCCCTTCGAGGAAGCCGCCGACCTCGTGGTGGGCCTCTCGCCAGACGGGGATCAGGTCGGGGCCGTCGGCGAGGCTGCCTTCGCGGAACTGCTCAAGGCCGGTCCGGTCGGGGCTGAAGGTGTTCGACTCGTGCATCAGGCCGGCGATGGCGATGCGCATGGGGGGAGGCTCCGATGAGGGATCGGGTAAGATCGAGCGCGGTTCTTGCGTGATTGCCGAGGCCCCCTCACCCCGGCCCTCTCCCCCGTTCGGGGGAGAGGGAGACACTTTCAACCTTCTCCCCCGCGTTACGGGGGAGAGGGTGGCCGCAGGCCGGATGAGGGGGGCGATCCGCAAAGGCGATTCGAGACGCGTACGCAAGTATGGCGCTCGTCGGTGCGACGATCGCCCGAGTTTCCCCATTTGCCCGATCTCCGTCGAGGGGGAGCCGCCGACGATGCCCCGCGTGGTGCTCAACGAAACGGACCTGCATTACGAGGACGAAGGGAGCGGACTCGCGTTGCTGTTCGTCCCCGGCCTGGGAGGGACGCACCGGATGTTCGCGCCGCAGGCGGTGGCGTTTCGGGAGTCCTACCGGGTGATTCGGCCCGATCTGCGAGGCAATGGCAGGTCGGGGAGGCTCGACGGACCGATCGGGACGGTGATCGACCGCCAATGCGACGACCTGGCGAGCGTGCTGGATGCGGTCGGCGAGCGGTCGGTGGTGATGGTCGGCGTCTCGTATGGCGGGGCGGTCGCCTTGCAGTTCGCGCTGAGACACCCGGAGCGGCTCGCGGGGCTGGTGGTGGTCGATTCGTTCGGCGAGTTGCGGGCGAGCCGGCCGATGGAGGGGCTCTTGCTGCTCGGATCGTACCTGACGCTGGGGATGTACTACCTGCCCCGGCCGGTCCTGAAGGGACTGGCCGGCCTGTTCTTCCGGCGCTGGCCGACAGCGCAGGCGGCAATCCCCGAGCTGGTCGATGGCTTCCGGCCGACCGAGGCGGTCTTGCAAAGCATCGCCATGTGCCGGATCGACGCGGTTCGCCAGGCCGGGCAAATCACCTGCCCAACGCTCGGGATCGTCGGCGGGGCGACCCGCACGGCGATCCGACTGATGGAACGTGCGATCGGGCCGATTCCCGGTGCGCGGCTTGAGGTGATCCCCGAGTCGTTCGACCCGAGCAACCTCTGTCAGCCGGAGGCGTTCAACCGCCTGCTCAGCGTCTTCCTGGCGGAGATCGACCAGACCTAACGTCCTGAGGATTCAGGACGCTGGGGCACGAATGGCCCCAGCGTCCCCATCCAATCCCTTGCGGTCCTGTCCATGCCGGGGCGGTTACGAGCCGCTTCCCCCGGCATCGAGCGAATTCCTCTGGCCAGTGCGAGCGAGACGACCGATCACGCGAGGATCGGGGCAATCGGCGAGCCGTAGGACACAGGGATCGGCCGGTTGAGCTGGTCGCGCAGCTCGGTCGAGGGGTCGATGCCGAGGCAGTGGAACATGGTGGCGGAGATGTCGTCGGGCGTGCAGGGGTCGGACTTGGGATAGGCCCCCGAGGCATCCGACGCGCCGTGGACATAGCCGCGCTTCAGCCCGCCGCCGGCCATGAGGATCGTGTAGCACTGCGGCCAGTGGTCGCGGCCGGCGTCCTTGTTGATGCGGGGGGTCCGGCCGAACTCGCCGGTCCAGACGACCATCGTGTCATCGAGCAGACCGCGCTCGTCGAGGTCTTCGAGCAGGGTGGGCAGGGTCTGATCGGTGATCGGCAGGCGCGAATTGCGGAGCGTGTTGAAGTTGTCCTTGTGCGTGTCCCAACCGCCGATGTTGGGGGAGTAGTAGACAGTGACGAATCGCACGCCGGCCTCGACCAGGCGGCGGGCCATCAACACGCTCTGGCCGTAGGTGGTGCGGCCGTAGCGTTCCCGGACAGAATCCGGCTCGGAGTGAATATCGAACGCCCGCTGGGTTTCGGGAGAGGTGAGCAGGTCGAAGGCCCGCTGCTGGTAGGCGTTCATCCCCTTCACGGCGGCCAGTTGGTCGCCGAGCCGGGCGAACTGGGTCAGCTCCGAGAGCATCGCCCGCCGGTCGCCGGCGCGGTCGGTGGGGACTTCGAGCGGCAGGCTCAGTTCCTCGACCGAGAACTCCGGCTTGTTCGGATCTTTCAGAATGAACAGCGGGTCGTGCTGCTTGCCAAGAAAGCCGGCGAACTCGCCAGGGGTGCGGAACGGGCCGTCGGCGATCATCGTAGGCAAGGAGACGGCGGTGGGGATCGTCGGCGGGCTGGGGGCGAGCTTGTCGACGATCGACCCATAGGCCGGGAAGTCGGTCGCCGTGGCGTTGGCCGTCACAATATCAATGAGCGGCTTGTGACCAGTCAGGGAGTAATAGGTGGCCGAGTTGTGCGCCCCGGTCCGGTGATTGACCGATCGGACGAGACAGACCTTGTCCATCACGGTCGCCATCTTCGGCAGCAATTCGCAAACCTGGACGCCAGGGAGGTTTGAGGCGATCGGGTTGAACTCCCCTCGAATCTCGGCCGGGGCGTCGGGCTTCATGTCGAACGTGTCGTGATGACTCGCGCCGCCGAACTGGTGCAGGAAGATGACCGACTTCGCCTTGACCGGCAATCCCAGGCCCGAGCCCTCGGCCTTTAGCACATCGGCCAGGCCCAGCCCAAGCCATCCCAGAGCCCCAATCTGAAGGATCTGGCGGCGCGACGTGCGTGTCTCGAAAAACTCCCGGCAACCGATTGGCTCGTGGCGCATCGCCTTTCTCCTCCATCGTTCGGGGAATCGGCCTCGCGTTTCGGGCCTCTGCGCGTTTAATATCTTATAAACAGTCAAGGCTCGGGAAACCACCCCGATCTGATTTCGACCCGACCGACCGACCGTGAGGAGGTCATCATGACCGACCGGCCGATCCCGCCCACTCATCAATGGCTGCAGGTTGCGCTCGCCATTCTGGTGCTGATGCTCGCCTCATCTTCCGTCATCGCCGATGAGCAAGAGGCACCGCTTCGCCTGACGATCGAACCGGCCTCCCTTCACCTGGACGGAGCCCGGAGCGAGGCACAACTGATTGTCACCGGCCACTTTGCCGACGGTTCAGTGCGCGACCTGACCGCCGAAGCCGCGCTCGAAACAAGCGGGGATTCGGTGGTCAGCGTCGAGCGGGCCGGCCTCCTGCGGCCTCGGAGCAATGGCCGGTCGGAGGTCGTGGCCCGGGTCGGAGAGGTCGAAGCCTCGGCGATTGTGACGGTCGATCGGGCGGAGGTGGCCGACCCTCGGCGGTTCGAGCATGAGGTCTTGCCCGCCCTGACGAAGGCCGGGTGCAACGCGGGGGCCTGCCACGGCACCCCGACCGGCAAGGACGGCTTCCGCCTGAGCCTTCGCGGGTACGATCCGGTGCTCGATTACGCGAGCCTCGCCCGAGAGGTCGGCAACCGTCGGGTCAACCCGTTCGATCCGGAGCAAAGCCTGGTCTTGCTGAAAGGGTCGGGAGCCGTGCCGCATGAAGGAGGCGTCCGGTTCACGCCGGATGACCCGACCTATCAGATCGTCCGCGACTGGATCGCCGAGGGGCTTCGTCCCGAACCCGAGGGCTTGCCCAAACCGGTCGCCCTGGAAGTCTCGCCCGGCGACCGCGTGCTCGATCTGCCGAGCACGTCGCAACAACTGTCGGCCCGGGTGGTCTTCGACGACGGATCGAGCCGCGATGTGACCCGACTGGCCCGGTACGAGTCGTCGGATGAAACCATCGCCACGATCGAACCGGGTGGCCTCGTCCGCAAGGTCGGCACGGGGGAAACGACCATTCTGGTCAACTTCGAAACTCAGGTCGCCACCGTCCGCCTCATCTTCCGAGAGCCGCTCGACGGGTTCGCCTGGTCCGATCCTCCTGCAAACAACTTCATCGACGAGCACCTCGCCGCGAAGTGGGAACTGCTGAGGCTGACGCCCTCGGAGCTTTCTGACGATACGACCTTCCTGAGGCGCGTGTCGCTCGGCGTGACCGGCCTCCCGCCGACCCCGGAGCAGATCCGGGCCTTTGTGAGCGATTCATCACCCGAGAAGCGGGAGCGGGTGGTCGACAACCTGCTCAACAGTACCGAGTATGTCGACTTCTGGACGATGAAGTGGGCCGACCGGCTCGGGTGCAATCAGCGCTACACGGGGCACAAGGGGGCGTTCAGCTATTACCGCTGGATCCGGGACCAGGTCGCCGAGAACACGCCCTTTGATGAATTCGTCCGTTCCATTGTGACCGCAAAGGGGCCGAACTACTCGAACCCGCCCGCCAGTTTCTACCGGCGCATCCGGAACCCGGAGGAGCGGGTCGAGACGGTCAGCCAGCTCTTTCTCGGCCTCCGGCTCCAGTGCGCCAAGTGCCACAACCACGTGGCCGACCGCTGGACCCAGGACGACTACTACGGCATGGCCGCCTTCTTCAGCGAGGTGAACTACAAGAACGGCCCGCAGTTCTTCGCCCAGTATAACAAGGAAGAAACCGTCTACCTCCGCCCCGGCCGCGAGGTCCGCCAGCCCCGTACCGGCCAGGTGATGGCCCCGAAGCCGCTAGGGGCTGAACCGTCCGACATCCCCGAGGGAGGTGACCGCCGCGAGGCCCTGGCCGACTGGATCACCTCACCCGACAACCCCTTCTTCGCCAGGGCGGCCGTCAACCGCATCTGGCATCACCTGATGGGCAAGGGGATTGTCGATCCGGTCGATGACCTCCGCGCCTCGAACCCTCCCATCTCCGAGGAATTGCTCGATGCCCTGGCCGACGACTTCGTGGCCCACGGCTTCGACGTAAAGCGGACGATCCGCCTCATCTGCACGAGCCGCGCCTACCAGCTCTCGGCCGAGCCGAACACCTTCAACGCCGGGGACGACCGCTATTTCTCCCGGTCGCTCGTGGAGCTGCTCCCGGCTGAGGTCCTGCTCGACGCCATCTCCCAGGCCACCGGCGTGGATGAACAGCTGTTCCACCTTCCCCCCGGGACGCGGGCGGTCGAGGTTCCCGACGGCGAGTTCAATCACCCGTTCCTGCGGACGTTCGGCCAGCCCTTGCGGTCGGAAGCGTGCGAATGTGAACGCGAGGAAGATTCCACGCTTGAACAGGCGTTGCAACTCGTCGGCGGTCGTACGGTCCACCGCAAGGTCAGCGCCGAGGAGAACCGGATCGGCCGCCTGATGGCCTCGGGGGCCGACGATGCAAGCGTGATCGAGGAACTCTTCCTCGCCACCCTCTGCCGCTTCCCGACCGAGAGCGAGACGGCCCTGGCCCTCGATCGGCTCGACGCCGTCACCGACGACGCCGACCGCCGCCGGGTGGCCGAGGACCTGCTCTGGTCGTTGCTCAACCACCCGGAATTTTTGTTCCGGCATTGATCGATCAATCCGGCGCGGGCGACTCCAGGACCGGATCGCCCGGTTTCGCGGGGCGTGGTTGATCATCGGGCAGGGGGTAGATGATGTCCCCCTGCCCGATTTGATTGCGCGGCAGGACGAAGGCCCCGCGCTGATCCACCGCATCGGGCCCGATGCTGTAGAGCACGATGACCGGCATCCCGCTCGGCGAGGGTCCGCGCGGGGCCCCCAGCAACCAGTTCAGCGAGCCGATGACGTGCAACGCATCGGTCGATGACCCGACGTAGCCGAACGACTGGCCGGGCTTGTACGGGTCGTCGGGCAGGCGGTCGAGTTCCGACGGCACGAGGTCCTGGAGCCGGTCGGGCCACTGGCCGTCGTGCTCAAGCTGCCAGGCCCGCAGGGCGAAGATCTGGACCAGGGCGCGCCGATCGACCTCGTTCTGGTCATTCGCCCGGATCATCGGGGCGAGCATCGGGGGGAGGAGTTGCTCGGCCAGGGGAGACGCCTCCAGCAGTTGCGCCTCGCGTTGCACACGGTATGGCTCGTAAATCACCGAGCGGAACGGCCCCCGATCCAACCCGATGCGCCAGTCGCCAAGCACCGTCCGCAGCACCCGCCGCGCCCGCTCGATCTCCCAGGGGGTGCTGATGGCCCCCGTCCAGGCGGCGATTTCAGGGGTGACGCTCCCCTGAGATCGTGAAGGCGTGTTGCTCCGTGCCAGGCCATCCCGCAAGGTCTCGCGCGGGAGGTCGAGCGTCTGCTCGGCGACCACCTGCTCGGTCGCGATCACGAGCAGGGGATCGGGCGGAGGATCGAGCGCTTGAAACGATTGGAGCGCGTTGCGAAGCAGCTCGGGCGTCTGTCGCTCGCTCATCGCCCAGTTCATCGCCCGGCGCAGAGTTTGTTCCTCGATGTGTAGGAGGAGGGACGCATTCCTTGCCGTCCGGGGTTCGAACGACTGGCGAGACATGCGAAAGAGGGTGAGCAAATCCTCCCACGCGCCGTCCATGTCGCCGATCTGCCGGCGTCGATCAGCCACCACTTGGAGGAGTTGGGCCGGTATCACCGGATCGAATTCCGAGTCGCTCCCCCCGAAGGCAGTGCGCCCGTCCAGCCAACCGAACCGGACGAACGGGCGATTACTGGCGCGTCGGGCAAATTCAATGGCTTCGGCATGAGCAGCGATCCAGGTCTGTGCATCGGGTAGGCGATCGAGATCCTCGCTGCTGAGAATCATCGGCCGGCCCATCCCCTCGGCCATCACGCGATCCAACTGGACCGCCCTGAACGCGATCTCGGCCTTGCGGTAGAGTGGGCCGGCGTCATCCCCCTTGTCTGCCTGGGACACGGTGAGTTGAGAACGAAGATCCGCGGGTAAGGGGCCGGGGTCGGGCATCGACCAGGCGCGCAGGCCGACGTACAGGGGGAGCAACGTCCCCACGAACAGAAGCACCAGTCCCCCCAGGCGAAGCCACCGCGACGCCCCCGGCCGGTCGAGCATCCAGGGGCCCGTCCAGGCCCACGATACCGCGAGCAAGGCCAGGGGCAAGACGATCGTCCACCGGGGATCGAGCAACCGGATGTCGATCATGATCCCGACCGGCACGATCAAGGCCACCAGCAGCACCACGCCGATCAGGGCCGCCGTGATCCCCCGCCGAATCGCCATGCCGCAGAGCAATCCCACCGAGAAGCTCGCCAGGGTCAGGCCCAGGTAGACCACCGTTGCATCGACCAATTCGAGAGTCGGCCTCGGTCCGACGGCGAGGAGAAACAAGCTTAGGAGAACCCAGATCATCATGAGTCCCACCCCCCAGACCGCCAACTTGATCGGCCAGACGATGGCCGGGCGGACCCCGTGATGGGTCAGGAGCAGGAACGACCGGCCACGCTGCTCGGCGTGGAACACCCCCACGCCCGCCAGCAACGCCACCACGGGGCAGAGGAAGAGCGCCAGGCCGAACGGATCCAGGCCGTAGATCACATCGGCCGCGAGCCACCCCAGCACCGGGACCCCCAGGCCCAGCAGCGCCAGGTACTGCCATGCCGATCGCGCCTCCCGCGATGCCTGCCAGGCAAGGCTGGCCAGGGTCCGGGTCCAGGACGACCCGGAGGAAGCACGAATGGACATGGGATCGCTCGGCGACGCGACGGAGTGTTCCATGCGCGGTGGTTCCGTTCGAACACCACCCCAGGAGCGATGCGGCGGCCCGGAGGCGAGGAAGATCACTCGGGAGAGTCCGGCAGTGGCAATCGCGATCCACAGTCGGATCGGCGTCGAGGCTGGCATCAAGATCGTCGGAGTCGATTCGCCAATCACCGGCGCCAGCGCGGGCAAGAGCAGGAGCAAGCAACATGCCGCTACCGCCGCCGCCGCCAGCACGTTCGGCACGAGGGCCGACCAGAACAATCCCCAACCGATCGCCTCCAGAATCAGAGCAAGCACCAGGGCCAGGGCTCCGAGCGTCGCTCCCATCCCTCCGAGTCGATCGAATGCCCCGGCACTCACCTGCGTGGCCGCGACCAGCAGCAAGACAAGCGTCAACGCCAGCGACGAGACGACCGCAAACGACGCCTTGGCATCCCAGAGGCGCGCCCTCGGCGCCGGAAGCGTATCCAGTAGGCGCAAGGTCCCGTTCTCGCGCTCGCCGGCGATCGCGGCCGTCGCAATGGCCAGGGCATACAGGCCGGAGAACAGGATCGCGAAACCCCAGATGCTCGTATCGATCCCGTCCTCATTGGGCAAGTAGCGACCGGCCAGCAGAAAGCCGACCAGCGCCATCACCGCGATCGCCACCCAGGCCGGGCCGAACTGCCGGGCGTCTTTCCACCAGAGCCGAGCAAGCATGAGCGGGCCTCCCTCAATCAGGTCAACGTTTGAACAAACAGGAACCCGATCAGGCCACATGAACCTCGGACGGAGAACCGGTAGGCGTCGGCCGACGCGATCGCATGTAACCAAGATAAATGTCTTCGAGCGTGGGAACTTCGATTTCAACCGACTCGACCCCCGGCAAGGCCCGCAGCGCTTCGCAGGCGGCCCGATCACGAGCCCGGACCAGCCAGTGAGCCTGGCGAGGAGCGTCGGCCGCGTCGATCAGTTCGATGGGCAGATGATCGGGAGGGGCGTCCGGATGGGAACGATCGCCAAAGGTCAGCGCCAGCAAGAAGGTCCGCGACCGAAGCTGATCGAGCGGCTCGGCCAGCAGCAGCTTCCCGCCGTGGATCAGGGCCACGTGGCTCGCCACCCGCTCCACCTCGGCAAGCTGATGGCTGGAGAGCAAGACCGTGCGGCCCGACCCGGCCAGGTCCACCATCTGCTCCAAAAACTCGCGGCGGACCATCACATCCAGGCCCGAGGTCGGTTCGTCAAGGATCAACAACCCCGGATCGCCCGCCAGGGCGAGCGAGAGGCTGACCTTGGCCCGCATTCCCTTGGACAAGGTCTTGATCTTGCGAGTTGGGGGCAGGGCGAATCCCCGGATCAGGTCGTTGAACCGCGACTCATACCCGACCGACCCACCGGGGCCTTCGGTGTGGAACCCGGCGGCAAACCAGCCGATCTCGGCCGGGGTCATCCAGTCGTAAAGGGCCGGGACCTCGGGCACGTAGCCAACGCGGCGCCGCACGGCCAGGCCCTCTCGGCTCGGGTCGAGCCCCAGCACGCGGGTCTGGCCGGCGTCGGGGGCGAGCAGGCCGAGCAGAACCTGAATGGTCGTCGTCTTGCCCGCGCCGTTCTCGCCCAGCAGGCCGAAGACCGCCCCCTCGGGCACGTCGAGCGAGAGGTCATAAACCGCCGTCACTCCTCGGAATTGCTTCACGAGGCGATCGATTCGGATGGCCGCATCCTGTTGCGTCATGACTGTGCCCCCTCGTGTTTGGCCGCGATGCCGGACTCACGCCACTGGTCGTGCAAGATCCGTTCAATTTCCGATGGTTCCAGCCCGCTCCGCCTCGCCTCGTCGATCGCCGCTCGGAGGCGATCGCGGACGTAGGCCCGGCGGGACGCCTGGCAACGCTCGGGAGCCTCGGCGGTCACGCTCAGGCCGGTGCCTCGAACCGCATCGAGCAGCCCTTCGGCCTGAAGCTCCCGATAGGCCCGCGCCACCGTGTTCGGATTGACCACCAACTGCTTCGCCAGTTCGCGGACGGAAGGGACCAGCTCACCCGGCCGCAAAGCCCCAGACGCCACCGCGAACCGCACCCGATCGGCAATCTGAGCGTAAATTGCCCGATCATCCCCCGGGATCAGGCCGAGTAAGAGCATCGCTCAGGCCCTCCGTTCTGGTGTATTATTGAACTCACACACTATAGCGCCGACGCGGCCGTGAATCAAGGGGGAATTCGAGCGGGGGGTTTTCGTTACCCGGATCGAATCGGTTCGGAACAAAGGCTTATCTTCATTTTTTCAATCAAACGAGACCGGTGAATCCGGTGCAAGTTTCTGGGACGGAGGGAGCGACCGAGGGGATTCCTGGGCTGATCGGGGCGTTCGCTCGGTCAGAATACGCCCTTGCTCCAGCCGGAACCGACAGTCGGCGAGGAGGTCGGCTTCCTCTGGGTTGTGAGTCACATGCAGGGTGGTGACCCGTGTCGTGCGCTGGATGGTTTGAAGCAGTTCGATTTGTTGCGATCGCGTCTCGGCATCGAGCGCGCTGAGCGGTTCGTCAAGACACAACACCCGAGGTTGAAAGGAAAGGGCTCTCCCGATCGCGACGCGCTGACGTTCGCCACCGCTGAGCCCTCGGGGCAAGCGATCGAGCAGGTGGGCGATCCCCAGCAGTTCCGCCAGCAA harbors:
- a CDS encoding ATP-binding cassette domain-containing protein, with amino-acid sequence MITIDRLCIRAGAFRLQDVSLEVPSGDYGVLMGRTGCGKTTILEAIIGLRKVHGGRILLHGAEVTYQNPAARGVGYVPQDGALFAGMTVREHLEFALQIRRVGSIQIRQRVELLAELLGIAHLLDRLPRGLSGGERQRVAIGRALSFQPRVLCLDEPLSALDAETRSQQIELLQTIQRTTRVTTLHVTHNPEEADLLADCRFRLEQGRILTERTPRSAQESPRSLPPSQKLAPDSPVSFD